A genomic region of Caulobacter vibrioides contains the following coding sequences:
- a CDS encoding TonB-dependent receptor plug domain-containing protein, producing the protein MRGLLMTRRFKTVLMAGISTLSITFGYCQSAFSAETVSTSTPAADAPSQASELETVVVTARGKPRTVLDSAVPVDSFGEADIKASTFTDTNDILKTLVPSYTLAREPISDGATFIRPASLRGLPTDKTLFMVNSKRRHRSALVTIGGTGAQAPDAATIPASALKNVVVTRDGAGAQYGSDAIAGVIDFQLKDSPSGGSLTAQYGQFYLGDGEDVLVTGNIGLPIGENGFINTTVEYTSQNQVNRGRQYCNVGIPNQSAGFCVTSYAAANPAYGALINDYVQKWGQPDAEATRAVVNAGYEFSDTLSVYAFGNYSKSSAVEYFNYRPPVSNAVNATPIRLQDGSTFQFSSIFPAGFTPMFGGDVTDYSMAGGVKGLTGYGLSYDLSARYGNDKIAYTLWDTVNPSMGPASPKKFYDGALISSESAVNADFAYDWEGLGFKTPVTINFGAEYRKEGYEIEPGDVPSYVAGSWATPDPFKFCNATTRTPTAAGLALPATAGLNCANYLSTNADGFAGIDPVYNALAVGSNGFPGNTPLYSGKLTRDSYAGYLETSGNVTEEWFLDFAVRGEHFSDFGSTWNGKAATQYQVTPNFGLRGSVGTGFRAPTPGQAFTTNVSTRVENGAIIASGLFPATNPVAQFLGAKALKPEKSTNFAFGFTATPFEGLSLTVDAYSIKIKDQFYATTPITVTPAIRTALVSASIPGADTIGQVQFFQNAFDSTTTGIDVVATYRKSWENGQSTNLSVSGNYNKFKIDKVFSANFFDAEGVHDFENAAPRWRSVISATHQIDKFKATGRLNIWGPYKNMFSVGNPIVQKWDPETFFDMELSYQATDNYSVAIGARNLFANYPDPDFTGESATNGRIYRSDTIVDWQGGFWYAKVSATF; encoded by the coding sequence ATGAGGGGGCTACTTATGACTCGGCGTTTTAAAACCGTCCTAATGGCGGGTATTTCCACGCTATCTATTACTTTCGGTTACTGCCAATCTGCGTTCAGCGCAGAAACGGTGTCGACCTCAACGCCTGCGGCTGATGCGCCCAGCCAGGCCTCGGAACTTGAAACAGTCGTCGTCACTGCGCGCGGCAAGCCCCGCACGGTTCTCGACTCCGCCGTCCCGGTGGACTCCTTCGGCGAAGCCGACATCAAGGCGTCGACCTTCACCGACACCAACGACATTCTGAAGACGCTGGTCCCGTCCTACACCCTGGCCCGCGAGCCGATCTCGGACGGCGCCACCTTCATTCGCCCCGCCAGCCTGCGCGGCCTCCCGACCGACAAGACCCTGTTCATGGTCAACTCCAAGCGCCGCCATCGCTCGGCGCTGGTCACGATCGGCGGCACCGGCGCCCAGGCGCCCGACGCGGCCACGATCCCCGCCTCGGCCCTGAAGAACGTGGTTGTCACGCGCGACGGCGCGGGCGCGCAGTACGGCTCGGACGCCATCGCCGGCGTCATCGACTTCCAACTGAAGGACAGCCCCAGCGGCGGCTCGCTGACCGCCCAGTACGGCCAGTTCTACCTGGGCGACGGCGAAGACGTGCTGGTCACCGGCAACATCGGCCTGCCCATCGGTGAGAACGGCTTCATCAACACCACCGTCGAGTACACCAGCCAGAACCAGGTCAACCGCGGCCGCCAGTACTGCAACGTCGGCATCCCCAACCAGTCGGCCGGCTTCTGCGTCACCAGCTACGCGGCGGCCAATCCGGCCTATGGCGCGCTGATCAATGACTATGTTCAGAAGTGGGGCCAGCCCGACGCCGAGGCCACCCGCGCCGTCGTGAACGCCGGCTATGAGTTCAGCGACACGCTGTCGGTCTACGCCTTCGGCAACTACTCCAAGAGCAGCGCGGTCGAGTATTTCAACTATCGTCCGCCGGTCAGCAACGCCGTCAACGCCACGCCGATCCGCCTGCAGGACGGCTCGACCTTCCAGTTCAGCTCGATCTTCCCGGCCGGCTTCACGCCGATGTTCGGCGGCGACGTGACCGACTACAGCATGGCCGGCGGGGTCAAGGGCCTGACGGGCTATGGCCTGAGCTATGATCTGTCGGCCCGCTACGGCAACGACAAGATCGCCTACACGCTGTGGGACACCGTCAACCCCTCGATGGGCCCGGCCTCGCCCAAGAAGTTCTACGACGGCGCCCTGATCTCCAGCGAATCCGCCGTGAACGCCGACTTCGCCTATGACTGGGAAGGGCTTGGCTTCAAGACTCCGGTGACCATCAACTTCGGCGCCGAGTATCGCAAGGAAGGCTATGAGATCGAGCCGGGCGACGTCCCGTCCTATGTCGCCGGAAGCTGGGCGACGCCCGATCCCTTCAAGTTCTGTAACGCCACGACCCGCACGCCGACGGCGGCTGGTCTGGCCCTGCCGGCCACCGCCGGTCTGAACTGCGCCAACTACCTGTCGACCAACGCCGACGGCTTCGCCGGCATCGACCCGGTCTATAACGCCCTGGCGGTCGGATCGAACGGCTTCCCAGGCAACACGCCCCTCTATTCGGGCAAGCTGACCCGCGACTCCTACGCCGGCTATCTCGAGACCTCGGGCAACGTGACCGAAGAGTGGTTCCTCGACTTCGCGGTGCGCGGCGAGCACTTCTCGGATTTCGGCAGCACCTGGAACGGCAAGGCCGCCACCCAGTACCAAGTGACCCCGAACTTCGGCCTTCGCGGTTCGGTGGGCACCGGCTTCCGCGCCCCGACCCCCGGCCAGGCCTTCACCACCAACGTGTCGACCCGGGTCGAGAACGGCGCGATCATCGCCTCGGGTCTCTTCCCGGCGACCAATCCGGTGGCCCAGTTCCTGGGCGCCAAGGCGCTGAAGCCTGAGAAGTCGACCAACTTCGCCTTCGGCTTCACCGCCACGCCGTTCGAGGGCCTGTCGCTGACGGTCGACGCCTACAGCATCAAGATCAAGGACCAGTTCTACGCCACCACGCCCATCACCGTGACCCCGGCGATCCGCACGGCTCTGGTCTCGGCCAGCATTCCGGGCGCCGACACCATCGGCCAGGTGCAGTTCTTCCAGAACGCCTTCGACTCGACGACGACCGGCATCGACGTCGTGGCGACCTACCGCAAGTCTTGGGAGAACGGCCAATCCACCAACCTCTCGGTGAGCGGCAACTACAACAAGTTCAAGATCGACAAGGTCTTCTCGGCCAACTTCTTCGACGCCGAAGGCGTGCATGACTTCGAGAACGCCGCGCCGCGCTGGCGATCGGTGATCTCGGCGACGCACCAGATCGACAAGTTCAAGGCCACCGGCCGCCTGAACATCTGGGGCCCGTACAAGAACATGTTCAGCGTCGGCAATCCGATCGTCCAGAAGTGGGATCCGGAGACGTTCTTCGACATGGAACTGTCCTACCAGGCCACCGACAACTACTCGGTCGCCATCGGCGCGCGGAACCTGTTCGCCAACTATCCCGATCCCGACTTCACGGGCGAGTCGGCCACCAACGGCCGCATCTATCGCTCGGACACCATCGTCGATTGGCAGGGCGGCTTCTGGTACGCCAAGGTCTCGGCGACCTTCTAG
- a CDS encoding GNAT family N-acetyltransferase encodes MMTDARSPLRLRLAHPDDMPVLSTLMDRAIGELLQDFLPPEGVKASYEIMGLDTQLIADGTYFVVEDGAAIAGCGGWSRRATLFGGDHSAGRDAALLDPKTDAARVRAMYTHPDHIRKGVGRIILDACEAAARAEGFGSVEMAATMGGVPLYRACGYHDIEPFEAVTSTGYRVPLIRMGKGL; translated from the coding sequence GTGATGACCGATGCTCGCTCCCCCCTTCGCCTGCGCCTGGCGCATCCTGACGACATGCCGGTGCTTTCGACCCTGATGGACCGTGCGATCGGCGAGCTTCTGCAGGATTTCCTGCCGCCCGAAGGGGTGAAGGCGTCATACGAGATCATGGGTCTGGACACCCAGTTGATCGCCGACGGCACCTATTTCGTGGTCGAGGACGGCGCAGCGATCGCCGGCTGCGGCGGCTGGAGCCGGCGGGCCACCCTGTTTGGCGGCGACCACTCGGCGGGGCGCGACGCGGCGCTGCTGGATCCAAAGACCGACGCCGCGCGGGTCCGGGCGATGTACACCCACCCCGATCACATCCGCAAAGGCGTGGGCCGGATCATTCTGGATGCGTGCGAAGCCGCCGCTCGCGCCGAGGGCTTTGGTAGCGTCGAGATGGCCGCGACCATGGGCGGCGTGCCGCTTTATCGGGCGTGCGGCTATCACGACATCGAGCCCTTCGAGGCGGTGACCTCGACGGGTTACCGCGTGCCGCTGATCCGGATGGGTAAGGGACTTTAG
- a CDS encoding flavin monoamine oxidase family protein — MSGSDASPAASVLTRRRFFESLAAVGGMSLVLSGMEALGFSQASATELPPTLTGGAKNTKVIILGAGLAGMTAAYEMSKAGYQVQILEARDYAGGRCQTARKGFKHTDLLGNTQVCEFDDGHYINHGAWRIPYHHRSTLHYTKSFGVLLESFVNDNDASYVYFEKGKGPLNGKPVRKGEIAADVRGYTAELVAKAASAGALDAPLSGVDRERFVAYLVNEGRLSKSDLTYKGTEGRGFSVHPGAGVDPGPGKELEPFAFKDVLDSNAWRVLSSVTGYEQQRTMLQPIGGMDQIAKAFEKRVAPMIRYSTVVQKIKQSPTGVSVSFKGPDGKLGEVTADYCVCTIPLSVLKQIDLDASAPFKAAMEGVAYAPVNKIGLQMKSRFWEDKHHIYGGHIYTDLAGIGSISLPSYGWQAQKGVLLGYYAFGGEAARISAKSPADRAAFAVAGGQKVFPEYAENFENAFSFSWHLAEHNLGGWAEWGENGRKEAYPILCEPDGRLYLAGEHLSYLGGWQAGAIESAWQQIAKIHARVQQA; from the coding sequence ATGAGCGGATCTGACGCGTCACCGGCGGCGAGCGTACTCACGCGCCGGCGGTTCTTTGAAAGCCTGGCCGCGGTCGGCGGCATGTCGCTGGTGCTGTCGGGCATGGAAGCCCTGGGCTTCTCCCAGGCCTCGGCCACCGAGCTGCCGCCGACCCTGACCGGCGGTGCCAAGAACACCAAGGTCATCATCCTGGGCGCGGGTCTGGCGGGCATGACCGCCGCCTATGAAATGTCCAAGGCCGGCTATCAGGTCCAGATCCTCGAGGCGCGCGACTATGCGGGCGGCCGCTGCCAGACCGCGCGCAAGGGCTTCAAGCACACCGACCTCCTGGGCAACACCCAGGTCTGCGAGTTCGACGACGGGCACTACATCAACCACGGCGCCTGGCGCATCCCGTACCACCACCGCTCGACTCTGCATTACACCAAGAGCTTCGGCGTGCTGCTGGAGAGCTTCGTCAACGACAACGACGCCTCCTACGTCTACTTCGAGAAGGGCAAGGGCCCGCTGAACGGCAAGCCGGTCCGCAAGGGCGAGATCGCCGCTGATGTGCGCGGCTACACCGCCGAGCTGGTCGCCAAGGCCGCCAGCGCCGGCGCGCTGGACGCCCCCTTGAGCGGCGTCGATCGCGAGCGCTTCGTCGCCTATCTCGTCAATGAGGGGCGCCTGTCCAAGAGCGACCTGACCTACAAGGGCACCGAGGGGCGCGGCTTTTCGGTGCATCCGGGCGCCGGCGTCGATCCTGGTCCCGGCAAGGAGTTGGAGCCCTTCGCCTTCAAGGACGTGCTCGACAGCAACGCCTGGCGAGTGCTGAGCTCGGTGACCGGCTATGAGCAGCAGCGCACCATGCTGCAGCCGATCGGCGGCATGGACCAGATCGCCAAGGCGTTCGAAAAGCGCGTCGCACCGATGATCCGCTACTCGACCGTCGTTCAGAAGATCAAGCAGTCGCCGACCGGCGTGAGCGTCTCGTTCAAGGGGCCGGACGGCAAGCTGGGCGAGGTCACCGCCGACTACTGCGTCTGCACCATCCCGCTCAGCGTCCTCAAGCAGATCGATCTGGACGCTTCGGCGCCGTTCAAGGCGGCGATGGAGGGCGTGGCCTACGCGCCGGTCAACAAGATCGGCCTGCAGATGAAGAGCCGCTTCTGGGAGGATAAGCACCACATCTACGGCGGCCACATCTACACCGACCTGGCCGGCATCGGTTCGATCTCCCTGCCCTCCTATGGCTGGCAAGCCCAGAAGGGCGTGCTCTTGGGCTACTACGCCTTCGGCGGCGAAGCCGCGCGGATCAGCGCCAAGAGCCCGGCCGATCGCGCCGCCTTCGCCGTCGCCGGCGGTCAGAAGGTGTTCCCCGAATACGCCGAGAACTTCGAGAACGCCTTCTCGTTCAGCTGGCACCTGGCCGAGCACAATCTGGGCGGCTGGGCTGAATGGGGCGAGAACGGCCGCAAGGAGGCCTATCCGATCCTCTGCGAGCCCGATGGTCGCCTCTACCTGGCCGGCGAGCACCTCAGCTATCTTGGCGGCTGGCAAGCCGGGGCGATCGAGTCGGCCTGGCAGCAGATCGCCAAGATCCACGCCCGCGTCCAGCAGGCCTAA
- a CDS encoding c-type cytochrome has product MTFAYRLAALALAAGLAAPAIASADGKSLYMDNCSACHQVSGKGVKGAFPALAGAPLVQGPPKVLITTVLNGRAGMPAFKDDITDADLASILTYARTTWGNKGSAIKPADVAAARVAAKAAPKPRGLQAH; this is encoded by the coding sequence ATGACGTTCGCTTATCGCCTCGCCGCCCTGGCGCTCGCCGCGGGCCTCGCCGCTCCGGCCATCGCGTCCGCCGACGGCAAGTCCCTGTACATGGACAACTGCTCGGCCTGCCATCAGGTGTCGGGCAAGGGCGTGAAGGGCGCCTTCCCGGCCCTGGCCGGCGCGCCCCTGGTGCAGGGACCGCCCAAGGTTCTGATCACTACGGTACTCAACGGCCGCGCCGGCATGCCCGCGTTCAAGGACGACATCACCGACGCCGACCTCGCGTCGATCCTGACCTACGCTCGCACGACCTGGGGCAACAAGGGCTCGGCGATCAAGCCCGCCGACGTCGCCGCCGCCCGCGTCGCCGCCAAGGCCGCCCCCAAGCCGCGCGGCCTGCAAGCCCACTGA
- a CDS encoding RidA family protein, whose amino-acid sequence MKRLIALTIAACALAGAAHAQDIVRGGDPKSAIASVVTVPAGYDTIYVSGMTPPVIDDKAVGVARFGDTKTQTLGVLGRIEAALKSQGATMADVVMMRVLLVGDPAKEGKMDFMGMMEGYRTYFGTAAQPNKPARITSQITGLVADGMLVEIEVQAAKKK is encoded by the coding sequence ATGAAACGCCTGATTGCTCTCACCATCGCCGCCTGCGCCCTCGCCGGCGCCGCGCACGCCCAGGACATCGTCCGCGGCGGCGACCCCAAGTCGGCCATCGCCAGTGTCGTCACTGTGCCGGCGGGCTATGACACGATCTATGTCAGCGGCATGACCCCGCCGGTCATCGACGACAAGGCCGTCGGCGTCGCCCGCTTCGGTGACACCAAGACCCAGACCCTGGGCGTTCTGGGCCGCATCGAGGCCGCCCTGAAGAGCCAAGGGGCCACCATGGCCGACGTCGTGATGATGCGCGTCCTGCTGGTCGGCGATCCGGCCAAGGAAGGCAAGATGGACTTCATGGGCATGATGGAAGGCTACCGCACCTATTTCGGCACCGCCGCCCAGCCCAACAAGCCGGCCCGCATCACCAGCCAGATCACCGGCCTCGTCGCCGACGGCATGCTGGTCGAGATCGAAGTCCAGGCCGCCAAGAAGAAGTAG
- a CDS encoding Rieske (2Fe-2S) protein yields the protein MTDETAPAAVGRVWETRAGINLGPLDLIADGGARNYVLQIGEARFHGFVVRRGEAVFGYVDRCPHAGLPLAQELDRYLTPDGGLIACSWHGAVFTVEEGACVGGPCVGARLKPWPVEVRDGRVVTG from the coding sequence TTGACGGACGAGACTGCGCCCGCCGCAGTTGGGCGGGTCTGGGAGACGCGGGCCGGGATCAATCTTGGCCCGCTGGACCTGATCGCCGACGGCGGCGCGCGCAACTACGTTCTGCAGATCGGCGAGGCGCGCTTCCACGGCTTCGTGGTGCGCCGGGGCGAGGCGGTGTTCGGCTATGTCGACCGCTGCCCGCACGCCGGCCTGCCGCTGGCCCAGGAACTTGACCGCTACCTGACGCCGGACGGCGGGCTGATCGCCTGCTCTTGGCACGGGGCGGTGTTCACCGTGGAGGAGGGCGCCTGCGTCGGCGGACCCTGTGTCGGCGCGCGGCTTAAGCCCTGGCCGGTGGAGGTGAGGGACGGGCGGGTGGTGACGGGGTAG
- a CDS encoding fumarylacetoacetate hydrolase family protein: MKLASLKGGRDGRLVVVSNDLAWFTDAGTIAPTLQAALDNWERCGPMLAGLAESLEHGAVPKERFHEHEALSPLPRAYQWVDGSAYVNHVQLVRKARGAEMPESFWTDPLMYQGASDGFLAPRDPIPLADASWGCDLEGEVAVIVDDVPLGASREEALAAIRLVMLCNDVSLRNLIPGELAKGFGFLQSKPASAFSPVAVSPDALGDAWKDGKLHGALLVELDGQDFGRADAGVDMTFDFGTLVAHAAKTRSLCAGTIVGSGTVSNRDADGGPGKPISEGGLGYSCLAEVRTVETILHGAPKTPFLLGGDTIRIEMKDAKGHSIFGAIEQTVERI, translated from the coding sequence ATGAAGCTTGCGTCTCTCAAGGGTGGTCGCGACGGCCGCCTCGTGGTGGTCTCCAACGATCTGGCCTGGTTCACCGACGCCGGGACGATCGCGCCGACCCTGCAGGCCGCGCTCGACAACTGGGAGCGCTGCGGGCCCATGCTGGCGGGCCTGGCCGAGAGCCTCGAGCACGGCGCGGTGCCCAAGGAGCGCTTCCACGAGCATGAGGCGCTCAGCCCGCTGCCGCGCGCCTATCAGTGGGTGGACGGCTCGGCCTATGTGAACCACGTGCAGCTGGTGCGCAAAGCGCGCGGCGCCGAGATGCCCGAAAGCTTCTGGACCGATCCCTTGATGTACCAGGGTGCGTCGGACGGCTTCCTGGCCCCGCGCGATCCGATCCCGCTGGCCGACGCCAGCTGGGGCTGCGACCTGGAGGGCGAGGTGGCGGTGATCGTCGACGACGTGCCGCTGGGCGCCAGCCGCGAGGAGGCCCTGGCCGCTATTCGCCTGGTGATGCTCTGCAACGACGTGTCCTTGCGCAACCTGATCCCGGGCGAGCTGGCCAAGGGCTTTGGCTTCCTGCAGTCCAAGCCGGCCAGCGCGTTTTCGCCGGTCGCGGTGTCGCCCGACGCCCTGGGTGACGCCTGGAAGGACGGCAAGCTGCACGGGGCGCTGCTGGTCGAGCTGGACGGCCAGGACTTTGGCCGCGCCGACGCCGGCGTCGACATGACCTTCGACTTCGGCACGCTGGTGGCCCACGCCGCCAAGACTCGGTCCTTGTGCGCCGGCACCATTGTCGGCTCGGGCACGGTCAGCAATCGCGACGCCGACGGTGGCCCCGGCAAGCCGATCAGCGAGGGCGGGCTGGGCTATTCGTGCCTGGCCGAGGTCCGCACCGTCGAGACTATCCTGCACGGCGCGCCCAAGACGCCGTTCCTGCTGGGCGGCGACACCATCCGCATCGAGATGAAGGACGCCAAGGGCCACTCGATCTTCGGCGCCATCGAGCAGACGGTCGAACGGATTTGA
- the hmgA gene encoding homogentisate 1,2-dioxygenase, protein MDLRYQTGFGSYFETEAHPGALPIGRNSPQKVPFGLYAEQLSGSAFTAPRHENRRTWLYRLRPSAGHGAYQPYAQDKLVSAFPGPATPNRLRWSPLEIPAAPTDFVDGLVSLAGNADAATLGGIAAHVYLANASMQNRVFYNADGEMLIVPQMGELTLVTEMGVLKAGPGHIAVIPRGVRFRVEVEGPARGYVCENYGAAFRLPELGPIGANGLANPRDFEAPVAAFEDVDAPTQVIQKFQGALWAATWDHSPLDVVAWHGNLTPYRYDLSRFNTINTVSYDHPDPSIFTVLTSPSDTPGTANCDFVIFPPRWMVAEDTFRPPWFHRNVMSEFMGLIHGAYDAKEGGFVPGGASLHNCMSDHGPDVASHKKATEAVLAPHKIDGTMAFMFESRWVFRPTALALQSAALQADYDACWTGFPKARLS, encoded by the coding sequence ATGGACCTCCGCTACCAAACCGGCTTCGGCTCCTATTTCGAAACCGAGGCGCATCCCGGCGCTCTGCCGATCGGGCGCAACTCGCCGCAGAAGGTTCCGTTCGGCCTCTATGCCGAGCAGCTGTCGGGCTCGGCCTTCACCGCGCCGCGTCATGAGAACCGCCGCACCTGGCTCTATCGCCTGCGGCCCAGCGCCGGGCATGGGGCCTATCAGCCCTATGCGCAGGACAAGCTGGTCTCGGCCTTCCCGGGTCCGGCCACGCCCAACCGCCTGCGCTGGAGCCCGCTGGAGATCCCGGCCGCGCCGACCGACTTCGTCGATGGCCTCGTGAGTCTCGCCGGCAACGCCGACGCCGCGACGCTGGGCGGCATCGCCGCGCACGTCTATCTGGCCAACGCTTCGATGCAGAACCGGGTGTTCTACAACGCCGACGGCGAGATGCTGATCGTGCCGCAGATGGGCGAGTTGACCCTGGTCACCGAGATGGGCGTGCTGAAGGCCGGCCCCGGCCACATCGCGGTGATCCCGCGCGGCGTGCGCTTCCGCGTCGAGGTCGAGGGCCCCGCGCGCGGCTATGTCTGCGAGAACTACGGCGCGGCCTTCCGCCTGCCCGAGCTGGGGCCCATCGGCGCGAACGGCCTGGCCAATCCGCGCGACTTCGAAGCGCCGGTGGCGGCCTTCGAGGACGTGGATGCGCCCACGCAAGTGATCCAGAAGTTCCAGGGCGCGCTGTGGGCCGCGACCTGGGATCACAGCCCGCTGGACGTGGTGGCCTGGCACGGCAATCTGACGCCGTATCGCTATGACCTGTCGCGCTTCAACACGATCAACACGGTCAGCTATGACCACCCCGATCCGTCGATCTTCACGGTCCTGACCTCGCCCAGCGACACGCCGGGGACGGCTAATTGTGACTTCGTGATCTTCCCGCCGCGTTGGATGGTGGCCGAGGACACGTTCCGGCCGCCGTGGTTCCACCGCAACGTGATGAGCGAGTTCATGGGCCTGATCCACGGCGCCTATGACGCCAAGGAGGGCGGCTTCGTCCCTGGCGGCGCGTCTTTGCACAACTGCATGAGCGACCACGGTCCCGACGTCGCCAGCCACAAGAAGGCGACCGAGGCGGTCCTGGCCCCGCACAAGATCGACGGGACCATGGCCTTCATGTTCGAGAGCCGCTGGGTGTTCCGCCCGACGGCCCTGGCCCTGCAGTCCGCGGCGCTGCAGGCCGACTATGACGCTTGCTGGACCGGCTTCCCCAAGGCCCGCCTGTCCTGA
- the hppD gene encoding 4-hydroxyphenylpyruvate dioxygenase produces the protein MTLVTDQNPLGLDGFEFVEFTSPDLAAMKALIEQLGFVAASKHPTKAATRYKQGRVNLIVNEETTGQVADFRADHGPSANGMAFRVENAEQAYADAIKRGAKPADASRSLLGADAKVLEGIGGSLLYLVDRYGDAGTIYDAWEQVPGAALAEAKNNVGLDLLDHLTHNVKRGQMRTWSTFYNQIFGFEEQKYFDIKGQATGLFSQAMIAPDKAIRIPLNESQDDKSQIEEFIRQYNGEGIQHLAMTTDNIYETVEKLRARGVKLQDTIETYYELVDKRVPGHGEDLERLRKNRILIDGAVGEEGLLLQIFTENLFGPIFFEIIQRKGNEGFGNGNFQALFESIELDQIRRGVITVDA, from the coding sequence ATGACCCTCGTCACCGACCAGAACCCGCTGGGCCTCGACGGCTTCGAGTTCGTCGAGTTCACCAGCCCCGATCTGGCGGCCATGAAGGCCCTGATCGAGCAGCTGGGTTTCGTCGCCGCCAGCAAGCACCCGACCAAGGCCGCGACCCGCTACAAGCAGGGCCGCGTGAACCTGATCGTCAACGAAGAGACGACCGGCCAGGTCGCCGACTTCCGCGCCGACCATGGTCCGTCGGCCAACGGCATGGCCTTCCGTGTCGAGAACGCTGAGCAAGCCTATGCCGATGCGATCAAGCGCGGCGCCAAGCCGGCCGACGCCTCGCGCTCGCTGCTGGGCGCGGACGCCAAGGTGCTGGAAGGCATCGGCGGGTCCTTGCTCTATCTCGTTGACCGCTATGGCGATGCGGGCACGATCTATGACGCCTGGGAGCAGGTTCCGGGTGCCGCCCTGGCCGAAGCCAAGAACAATGTCGGCCTCGATCTGCTCGACCACCTGACCCACAACGTCAAGCGCGGCCAGATGCGCACCTGGTCGACCTTCTACAACCAGATCTTCGGCTTCGAAGAGCAGAAGTACTTCGACATCAAGGGCCAGGCGACGGGCCTGTTCAGCCAGGCGATGATCGCGCCCGACAAGGCCATCCGCATCCCGCTGAACGAAAGCCAGGACGACAAGAGCCAGATCGAGGAGTTCATCCGCCAGTACAACGGCGAGGGCATCCAGCACCTGGCGATGACGACGGACAACATCTACGAGACCGTCGAGAAGCTGCGCGCCCGAGGCGTGAAGCTGCAGGACACCATCGAGACCTACTACGAGCTGGTCGACAAGCGCGTCCCCGGCCACGGCGAGGACCTGGAGCGCCTGCGTAAGAACCGCATCCTGATCGACGGCGCCGTCGGCGAGGAAGGCCTCCTGCTGCAGATCTTCACCGAGAACCTGTTTGGTCCGATCTTCTTCGAGATCATCCAGCGCAAGGGCAATGAAGGCTTCGGCAACGGCAACTTCCAGGCGCTGTTCGAGAGCATCGAGCTGGACCAGATCCGCCGCGGCGTGATCACGGTCGACGCGTAG
- the hisC gene encoding histidinol-phosphate transaminase, which produces MELGRMLVLDRKPLTPAWASPMRQALEGVQGYKAGMTLAEAARRTGLSAFSKLASNENLLGPSPKVAEAVMTAMSEPHIYPDPHSDVLRAAIGERLGVSPARLVISPGSEALIDYVFRAVLHPGDSILLSSPTFPTYEIFGRCAEARIIDVPRLANFDMDVPAVCAAAAQGPKLLVLCTPNNPTGNALKAEDFQAILAATPRSTVVFVDEAYREYHEAFDTFAMLDAWGGPWVSARTFSKAYGLAGLRMGYGVASSPELVDYLDRIRPPFNVTAVSQAAALAAWEDQDYLKRTVALTIAERGRVEAVLDDMGVEHTESHANFVFLRSPAGPDATAAHLLHQGLIIRPTPVAGGWVRITIGRPADNDALIAALPAALSL; this is translated from the coding sequence TTGGAGCTCGGCCGCATGCTGGTTCTCGATCGCAAGCCCCTGACGCCCGCCTGGGCCTCGCCGATGCGCCAGGCGCTGGAAGGCGTGCAAGGCTACAAGGCCGGCATGACCCTGGCCGAGGCCGCCCGTCGCACCGGCCTGAGCGCCTTCTCCAAGCTGGCCAGCAACGAGAACCTGCTGGGCCCCAGCCCCAAGGTCGCCGAGGCGGTGATGACCGCCATGAGCGAGCCGCACATCTATCCGGATCCGCATAGCGACGTGCTGCGCGCGGCGATCGGCGAACGTCTCGGTGTTTCGCCGGCGCGCCTGGTCATTTCGCCCGGGTCTGAGGCGCTGATCGATTATGTCTTCCGCGCGGTGCTGCACCCGGGCGACTCGATCCTGCTGTCCAGCCCGACCTTCCCGACCTACGAGATCTTCGGCCGCTGCGCCGAGGCGCGGATCATCGACGTGCCGCGCCTGGCCAATTTCGACATGGACGTCCCGGCCGTCTGCGCCGCCGCCGCCCAGGGGCCCAAGCTGCTGGTGCTGTGCACGCCCAACAATCCGACCGGCAACGCTTTGAAGGCGGAAGATTTCCAAGCGATTCTGGCCGCCACCCCGCGCTCGACCGTCGTGTTCGTCGACGAGGCCTATCGCGAGTATCACGAGGCCTTCGACACCTTCGCCATGCTGGACGCCTGGGGCGGCCCGTGGGTGTCGGCCCGCACCTTCTCCAAGGCCTATGGCCTGGCTGGCCTGCGCATGGGCTATGGCGTCGCGTCTTCGCCCGAGCTGGTCGACTATCTGGACCGCATCCGCCCGCCGTTCAACGTCACCGCCGTCAGCCAGGCCGCCGCTCTGGCCGCCTGGGAGGATCAGGACTATCTGAAGCGCACCGTCGCCCTGACCATCGCCGAGCGTGGCCGGGTCGAGGCGGTGCTGGACGACATGGGCGTCGAGCACACCGAAAGCCACGCCAATTTCGTGTTCCTGCGTTCGCCGGCGGGCCCAGACGCCACCGCCGCGCATTTGTTGCACCAGGGGCTCATCATCCGGCCGACGCCCGTCGCCGGCGGCTGGGTCCGGATCACCATCGGCCGCCCGGCCGACAACGACGCCCTGATCGCCGCCCTGCCGGCGGCGCTTTCGCTCTAA